The genomic stretch CGGACGGATGGAGAAGAGCTTGAAGCCCACCGCCTGACCGTCCTTGAACGCGGGCACGATGCGCGCCTGCATGGCGACGTTGTTGAGGTTGTTGAGCGTCTTGTCGATTTCCGCGCGAGGGACTTCGTACTCATTCTCGCTGGTGGCGCGGATGCCACTGCCGTCACTGGGCGGCGCGGTGTTGGCCTGGGCCACCGGGGGCGAGGGCGGCACGAAGGAGCCGTCACCCGGGTTGCCGTCGATGAACTCGCGGCGGCCGCCGTTGATGATGATGACGCGCTCGCGCTCGATGTTCTCCACGGTGGCTCCCTGCAGGGAGTTGCCCACCATGTAGGTCTGCGAACGCTGCGTCGTCATGTCCTGGATGGAGGCGAAGGACCAGTCGGGGTTGCTCGCCACCAGCGTGCCGAGCAGCTTGACCCGCAGGCCGCTCTTCACGGGCGCGGCGTTGGGGTCCACCTCCGCCGAAGCGCCGCCGGGCTCCTGAACCTCGGGCTCGGGTTCGGGCAGCTTGATGCCCGTCAGCCGTGACAGACGGTCCAGGTCGAGCATCGCCATCGCCGTCTCGTTGCGGCGCGGCTGTGAAGGCGCGCGGGCGGACGACCCCCCGGTGGGAACCGGGGAGATGGCGGACTCGACGAACAGGTTCACCGTGCTCGCCGCCAGCAATCCGACGAGCAGGATGAACACCAGGTTCACCGTCCAAAAGTATTTTCGAAAGAAGAGTTCCATCACGCTTCCGGGAGAAAGCCGGGCCCTCATTGAGCAAGCCAGGTGCCATCGCGGGCCAGGCGGGCAAGACAGGACCTACGGCCAACCACTTGGAATTATTCCGGAATAGCAGGCGCCCCTGACGCGTGACGGGCCTTCCGAAACCCCGCCAGACAAATTGTCAAAAGCAGGCGGGGGGCCGTGTGACGCCCTGTCAGTCGTCGGTGTCGGGGCCGGGGGGAGCGGCGGTGGGGCCATCCCCGGTGGACTGCTCGCGCTCCAGCTTGCGGTAGATGGTCCGCGCGGCGATGCCCAGCAGCCGTGCGGCCAGCGTCTTGTCGCCGCGGGTGTGACGGAGCGTCTCGTGGATCACCCGGCGCTCGATCTCCTCCATGGGCGTCCCAATGGGAATGACGAGCTGTCCGGCCGAGCCCAGCGGGCCCTTGCGCACGGATTCAGGCAGGTCACTGGCCTCCAGCACCTCGCCGCGCGCCAGCACCACCGCGCGCTCCACGGCGTGCTCCAACTCGCGCACGTTGCCGGGCCAGGCGTAGTTCTCCAGCACGCCCATCGCCTCCTGCGAGAAGCCGCGCAGCACCTTGCCATTCTTGGCGGCGAAGCGGCGCAGGAAGGCGTCCGCCAGCAGGGGAATGTCCTCGCGGCGCGAGGCGAGCGCGGGCACGCGAATCTCCACCACGTTGAGCCGGTAGTAGAGGTCCTCGCGGAAGCGGCCTTCGGCCACTTCCTTCTGCAGGTCCTTGTTGGTGGCGGCGACGAGGCGCACGTCCACCTTCACCGTCTGCGTGCCACCCAGCCGCTCGATTTCGCCCTCGGCCAGCGCGCGGAGCAGCTTCACCTGGGCGGGCAGCGGCATCTCACCGACTTCGTCCAGGAAGAGGGTGCCACCGTGGGCACGCTCGAAGCGGCCCTCTCGCCGGGCCACCGCGCCGGTGAAGGCGCCGCGCTCCACGCCGAAGAGCTCCGCCTCCAGGATGTTCTCCGGCAGCGCGCCGCAGTTGACGGCGACGAAGGGCCCACGGACCCGCTGGGAGAACTCGTGCACGGAGCGCGCGGCCAGCTCCTTTCCCGTGCCGGACTCACCCAGCAGCAGCACCGTGGCGGTGGAGGGAGCCGCCTGGCGGATGGTGTCCAGCATGGCGCGGAAGGCGGGGGACTGGCCCACCATGGAGCGCCCACCCGCCGCGTTCATCTCCGCCAACTTCGCCTTGAGCGACTGGTTCTCCGCCACCAGCGCTCGCTTCTCCAGCGCCTTCTGGATGGCCTTCACCAGCGCGTGACGCTTGAGGGGCTTGGTGATGAAGTCGTAGGCGCCGTCCTTCATGGCCGCCACGGCCGTCTCCACCGTGCCGTAGGCCGTCATCAGCACCACTTCCACGTCCGGGCGGATGGCGCGCGCGGCGCGCAGCAGCTCCTGGCCGTCCATGTTGGGCATCATCAGGTCGGTCACCATGGCGGCGACCTCCGGCCGGCGCAGCAGCTCCAGCGCCTCCGTGCCGTTGGCGGCGGCCAGCGTGGCCATGCCCTCACGCTGGAAGATGCGGATGACCGAGTCGAGGTTCGCGCGGTCGTCGTCGACGACCAGGACCGTGGGGGATGTCATGTTGGGCGCAACCTCCTGCAATTCGTGTTCCCTTAAGCGGATTCCTCGTCCGGCTCCAGCGGTCCGCCGCCCATCCGGCCAATGTCCTCGCGCCGCACCTTGTCGACGTTGAACTTCCGGGCGCTGGCCAGCATCCGGTCCAGGGTGGCGTCGAAGTCCGGCTTCCCGCCGTCCTTGCGGAAGCGCAGGAAGTTGAGGCGGGCGACGACGAAGTTCTTGAGGTACGGGCTCTGGAGGCCCCTTTCCTTGAGGACATCCACGACGGCCACCACGGCGTCATCCAGCTCCAGCAGCCGCCGGGCCCGGGCCTCGCGCAGGGGCAGGGCGTCCTCCAGGGGCGTGTCGAGGAAGTCCTCCACCACCTTCACGAAGGGGTGGTAGGCGCCCGCGGAGAAGCGGGGGCGCTGCTCGTAGGCGGCGCCCAGGGTGACGAAGGAGGGCTCCTCGAAGAGGTGGGCGAAGGCCGTCTCCGGCCCTTTGCGCTCCGCGCCCACCAGTCCGCGGTACATGCGGATGACCTCCAGCGAGCGCTCCTTGAGGTTGTGGGCCTTCTCCGTGTTGAGGGCCAGAATCTGGTAGGCCACGTCCTCTTCGGGCAGCACCAGGGCGACAATGGCCTTGGCGCCCAGGAGCCGGCTGGCGTGGAGGCGGTGGTTGCCGTTGGGCGTCCAGTACCGGCCGTCCTTGCGCACGGCGATGACGGGGTCCAGGAAGCGGTCCAGCCGCTCCATGGCGCTGGCCAGACGCTTCACGTGAGGCTCGGATACGTCGCGCTGGTAGGGCGTGGGCTCCACCTTGTCGATGGGCAGCACGGAGAACACCACCGGGTGGCCACCCAGCGGGTCGCGGTACACGCCGAGCACCTCGCCGCCGTCCTCGCGCACCGCCTCCAGCAGCTCCGTGGGGTACTCCACCGAGTCGCTGGCCACCTCCGCGGGGGACAGGCCCCGGGACTTCGGCGCCGCCTTCTTGCGGCGGGGCTTGCGCGGCGTGGCCGCCTTCTTCGCGGCGGGGGACTTGCGTGCGGACTTCGCTGCCATGGGCTGCACCCTCCTCGTGCTGCTTCGGCGTTCTACGAGGAGGCCCTGACACGTCCCCCCGCCGGCGCACGGTAGGGGGACGTGGAAGGGTGGGCTACTCGCCTGAAACGGTGAGCTGCCGGAAGCGGACAGTGGGCGCGCCCACCGCGCCGCTGCGGAACTGGAGGTCGCTGCCGACGCCGTCCAGGTCCTTGAGCATCTGCAGCAGGTTGCCCGCCACCGTCACCTCCTGCACGGGGTGCGTCAGCTCGCCCTTCTCAATCCACAGGCCGTTGGCGCCCGCGGACAGCTCGCCCGTCACCGGGTCGGTGCCGTGGCCGAGCAGGGCGGTGACATAGAAGCCGCTGTCCACCTCGCGCAGCAGCTCCTCCGGCGACTTCGTGCCCGCCTCCAGGTACAGGTTGCTGGTTCCGATGGAGGGCAGCCCGTTGTAGCTGCGTGACGCGTTGCCGGTGGTGCGCGCCTTCGCCTTGCGAGCGGTGAACGCGTCGTAGAGGAAGGACTTGAGCACGCCCTGCTCGATGATGGGGGTGCGCCGCGTGGGCACGCCCTCGCCGTCGAAGGGCGCGGTGGCCAGTCCGCGCGGCATGAGGCCGTCATCCACCAGCGTGACGTGCGCGCCCGCCAGGCGCTTGCCCAGCAGCGGGGCCAGGAGGCTGGCCTTCTGGTACACGACGTTGCCGTCCGCCGCGCGCGCCACGTCCGACACGAAGGACGCGGCCACCTGCGGGTCGAACAGCACGGGCACCTGCTGCGTCTTCACCCGCTTCGCGCCCAGCATCCGCACCGCGCGGCGCGTGGCCTCCCGGCCGATGGATTCCGGCCCGTCCAGGTCATCCAGGAAGCGGCGGTAGTCCATCCAGTAACCCGTCTGGAGCCCGTTGCCGTCGGAGGCCACCGGCGCGGCGTACAGGTACACGTAGGTGCCGGAGTACGCGCCCGTCGCGCCCTCGGTGGAGGCCATGTACACCTCGGACACGTAGTCCCCGGCGCCCACGCCGTTGAAGGCGATGATGCGTGAGTCCTCCGCCCGGGCCGCCTTCTCCACCTCCAGTGCCGTCTTGATCTTCCAGTCTCCGGGGAGCTCGGCCACCTTCGTGTCGAACAGCAGGCCGGTGTCCCCGAAGCGGCCCAGGTCCTTGCCGGAGGGCAGGCCGTTGAGCTTGCTGGGGGCGGAGAACTCGGCCAGCTTCAGTGCCTGGTCCACGATGTGGTCCACGGCGGAGGGCTCGAAGTCGGACGTATAGGCGAAGCCCAGGCGGTCCTTAAGTACCACGCGCACGCCCACGCCCTTGCTGGTGGACTGGGTGAGGTCTTCAATCTGCCCCTGGTGCACGCGCACGCTGCTCTGGCGGCCCACCTCCAGGAAGGCCTCCGCCTGGCGGGCACCCTTGCGCCTGGCGCGCTGGACGATTCTCTTCGCGAGCTGTTGGTAGTCCATGGTTGGTGCTCTCTCTCAGGCGACCTTGGTTCCGCCGACGGTGATGTTGTCGATTCGCACGGTGGGCAGACCCACGCCCACGGGCATGGACTGGCCATTCTTCCCGCATACGCCCATGCCCGGGTCCGGCATGGGGTCGCAGCCCACGCGTGACACGTTCTTCAGTGCCTCTGGCCCCACGCCGATGAGCGTCGCGTTCTTCACGGGACGGCCCAGCTTGCCGTCTTCGATTTGATAGGCCTCGATGACCTCGAAGACGAAGTTGCCGTTGGTGATGTCCACCTGCCCACCGCCGAAGGTGGCGCAGTAGAGGCCGCGCTTCACCTCCTTGAGGATGTCCTCGGGGACGTGGTCACCCGGGGCCAGGAAGGTGTTCGTCATGCGGGGCATGGGCAGGTGCTTGAAGGACTCGCGCCGCCCGCTGCCAGTGCTGCGCTGGCCCATGAGCTGCGCGTTCAGGCTGTCATAGAGGTAGCCCTTGAGTACGCCGTTCTCGATGAGGACCTTGCGCTCGCCAGGGTTGCCCTCATCGTCGATGTTGATGGAGCCGCGCCCGCTGGACACGGTGCCGTCGTCGATGATGGTGACCAGGTCGGACGCCACCTTCTCCCCCAGCTTCCCGGCGAACAGCGACGTGCCCTTGCGGATGAAGTCCGCCTCCAGGCCGTGGCCCACCGCCTCGTGCAGGAGGATGCCGCTCCAGCCCGGCGCCAGCACCACCGTCTGCGGGCCGGCCACGCAGTCCACCGCGCCCAGCGTGGCCACCGCCTGACGCGCCGCCTCCCGGGCCACGTCCTCCGGGGAGAAGGTGTCCCAGTGGCTGAAGGGCACGCGTCCGCCGCCGCCGTACATGCCGGTGCGCCGCTCGCCGCCCTTGCCCTGGGCCACCACCAGCACCGAAATCCGGCACAGGTCCTGGGTGTCCTCGGTGTAGCGCCCGTGGGTGTTGGCCACGGCGATGCGCCGGGTCTGGTCCACGTAGCCGCCGTTGACCTGCTTCACCCGCGCGTCGAAGGCGCGGGCGGCCTTGTCGGCGCGCATGAGCAGGCCCGTCTTCAGCGACACCTCCACGTCCATCAGCGGGGGGCTGACGTGGTAGTGGCTGGGGACCGCGGCGCGGCGCACGGGGAAGCTGCGCTCGGCGCCGCCGCCCTGGGCAATCATGGCCGCCGTGGAGGCCGCGCGCAGCAGCGCGGATTCATCCCAGTCGTCAGAGAAGGCGTAGCCCACCTTGCCGCCGGAGATGACGCGCACGCCCACGCCCTGGACCAGGCCCGTCTGCGCGCTCTTGATGCGGGATTCTTCCAACTGCACCGCGGTGGTGAGCGTGCGCTCGACGTACACCTCCGCGAAGTCGCCCCCACGCTCCATAGCCACGGCGAGCAGGCGCTCGACCAGCGGTTGGGGCAGCAGGGCGACGGGCGTGGGCCGCCGGGCCACCGGCGGGGCCAGCTTCAAGGAGGGGGCGCGCTTCGAGGGCGCAGACGCTCGGGGCATATTTCGGGACTCCCGCAGTGAAGACGATGGGGTA from Myxococcus xanthus encodes the following:
- the gspC gene encoding type II secretion system protein GspC, encoding MELFFRKYFWTVNLVFILLVGLLAASTVNLFVESAISPVPTGGSSARAPSQPRRNETAMAMLDLDRLSRLTGIKLPEPEPEVQEPGGASAEVDPNAAPVKSGLRVKLLGTLVASNPDWSFASIQDMTTQRSQTYMVGNSLQGATVENIERERVIIINGGRREFIDGNPGDGSFVPPSPPVAQANTAPPSDGSGIRATSENEYEVPRAEIDKTLNNLNNVAMQARIVPAFKDGQAVGFKLFSIRPDSIYSKIGVQNGDVIRRINGFDLNSPEKALEVYSKMKDAARIEIEIERNGAPIRKSYNVR
- a CDS encoding sigma-54-dependent transcriptional regulator, which codes for MTSPTVLVVDDDRANLDSVIRIFQREGMATLAAANGTEALELLRRPEVAAMVTDLMMPNMDGQELLRAARAIRPDVEVVLMTAYGTVETAVAAMKDGAYDFITKPLKRHALVKAIQKALEKRALVAENQSLKAKLAEMNAAGGRSMVGQSPAFRAMLDTIRQAAPSTATVLLLGESGTGKELAARSVHEFSQRVRGPFVAVNCGALPENILEAELFGVERGAFTGAVARREGRFERAHGGTLFLDEVGEMPLPAQVKLLRALAEGEIERLGGTQTVKVDVRLVAATNKDLQKEVAEGRFREDLYYRLNVVEIRVPALASRREDIPLLADAFLRRFAAKNGKVLRGFSQEAMGVLENYAWPGNVRELEHAVERAVVLARGEVLEASDLPESVRKGPLGSAGQLVIPIGTPMEEIERRVIHETLRHTRGDKTLAARLLGIAARTIYRKLEREQSTGDGPTAAPPGPDTDD
- a CDS encoding ParB/RepB/Spo0J family partition protein, yielding MAAKSARKSPAAKKAATPRKPRRKKAAPKSRGLSPAEVASDSVEYPTELLEAVREDGGEVLGVYRDPLGGHPVVFSVLPIDKVEPTPYQRDVSEPHVKRLASAMERLDRFLDPVIAVRKDGRYWTPNGNHRLHASRLLGAKAIVALVLPEEDVAYQILALNTEKAHNLKERSLEVIRMYRGLVGAERKGPETAFAHLFEEPSFVTLGAAYEQRPRFSAGAYHPFVKVVEDFLDTPLEDALPLREARARRLLELDDAVVAVVDVLKERGLQSPYLKNFVVARLNFLRFRKDGGKPDFDATLDRMLASARKFNVDKVRREDIGRMGGGPLEPDEESA
- a CDS encoding TldD/PmbA family protein, which gives rise to MDYQQLAKRIVQRARRKGARQAEAFLEVGRQSSVRVHQGQIEDLTQSTSKGVGVRVVLKDRLGFAYTSDFEPSAVDHIVDQALKLAEFSAPSKLNGLPSGKDLGRFGDTGLLFDTKVAELPGDWKIKTALEVEKAARAEDSRIIAFNGVGAGDYVSEVYMASTEGATGAYSGTYVYLYAAPVASDGNGLQTGYWMDYRRFLDDLDGPESIGREATRRAVRMLGAKRVKTQQVPVLFDPQVAASFVSDVARAADGNVVYQKASLLAPLLGKRLAGAHVTLVDDGLMPRGLATAPFDGEGVPTRRTPIIEQGVLKSFLYDAFTARKAKARTTGNASRSYNGLPSIGTSNLYLEAGTKSPEELLREVDSGFYVTALLGHGTDPVTGELSAGANGLWIEKGELTHPVQEVTVAGNLLQMLKDLDGVGSDLQFRSGAVGAPTVRFRQLTVSGE
- a CDS encoding TldD/PmbA family protein, with the protein product MPRASAPSKRAPSLKLAPPVARRPTPVALLPQPLVERLLAVAMERGGDFAEVYVERTLTTAVQLEESRIKSAQTGLVQGVGVRVISGGKVGYAFSDDWDESALLRAASTAAMIAQGGGAERSFPVRRAAVPSHYHVSPPLMDVEVSLKTGLLMRADKAARAFDARVKQVNGGYVDQTRRIAVANTHGRYTEDTQDLCRISVLVVAQGKGGERRTGMYGGGGRVPFSHWDTFSPEDVAREAARQAVATLGAVDCVAGPQTVVLAPGWSGILLHEAVGHGLEADFIRKGTSLFAGKLGEKVASDLVTIIDDGTVSSGRGSINIDDEGNPGERKVLIENGVLKGYLYDSLNAQLMGQRSTGSGRRESFKHLPMPRMTNTFLAPGDHVPEDILKEVKRGLYCATFGGGQVDITNGNFVFEVIEAYQIEDGKLGRPVKNATLIGVGPEALKNVSRVGCDPMPDPGMGVCGKNGQSMPVGVGLPTVRIDNITVGGTKVA